A genomic stretch from Candidatus Methanosuratincola sp. includes:
- a CDS encoding alkaline phosphatase family protein, translating to MQKKHVLYILLDGLGDRPVAEFGNRTPLEAANRPKMDALARGGRSGVVYTVGRGIAPESDVAVISMLGYDPHTTYTGRGPIEVFGSGMAMENGDLAVRCNFATFSSDFTIIDRRCGRSLTTEEARLLADAINREVKLESFPAEFEFRSTVGHRGVLLIRCKEGKLSGNISNTDPAYLKKGGMGIALETFENKVQAAAPLDGSEEAMRAAELLNEFTRKSYKVLEAHQINKERIAQGKPPANGILGRDAGSSLPNFTPVTELYGMEFAAMVEMPVERGISLLCGMDSVELPKSTGDLSLDYERRAELANELIQCYGGVYIHIKGPDEPAHDGDCAGKRKSIELIDEHFFGHLQVDLEKTVVVVTADHSTPCSLRAHSDDPVPLIVTGAGIRPDGTGEFGESACRSGSLGEIDGVNLLKRVIGLVS from the coding sequence GAACCGCCCGAAGATGGATGCGCTTGCCAGGGGAGGGAGATCTGGCGTCGTCTACACTGTCGGAAGGGGGATCGCGCCAGAGTCAGACGTGGCTGTAATCAGCATGCTCGGCTATGACCCGCACACGACCTACACCGGCAGGGGGCCGATCGAGGTCTTTGGCTCAGGGATGGCGATGGAGAATGGCGACCTTGCCGTACGGTGCAACTTTGCCACCTTCAGCAGCGACTTCACGATAATAGACAGGCGGTGCGGAAGGTCGCTCACGACTGAAGAGGCCCGGCTGCTGGCCGATGCGATCAACAGGGAGGTGAAGCTCGAGTCCTTCCCTGCAGAGTTCGAGTTCAGGAGTACGGTCGGCCACAGGGGCGTCCTCCTGATCAGGTGCAAGGAGGGAAAGCTCTCAGGAAACATCTCGAACACAGACCCTGCCTACCTAAAGAAGGGGGGGATGGGGATAGCGCTCGAGACCTTCGAGAACAAGGTCCAGGCCGCAGCCCCCTTGGACGGGAGCGAAGAAGCCATGAGAGCGGCAGAACTACTGAACGAGTTCACCCGGAAGAGCTACAAGGTGCTCGAGGCCCACCAGATTAACAAGGAGCGCATTGCCCAGGGGAAGCCGCCGGCGAACGGTATACTCGGCAGGGACGCGGGATCCTCGCTGCCGAACTTCACACCCGTCACCGAGCTGTACGGTATGGAATTTGCGGCGATGGTCGAGATGCCTGTTGAGCGGGGGATATCCCTACTCTGCGGCATGGACTCGGTCGAGCTCCCGAAATCAACAGGCGACCTCTCATTGGACTATGAGAGGCGTGCGGAGCTCGCGAACGAGTTGATCCAGTGTTACGGAGGCGTGTACATCCACATAAAGGGACCGGACGAGCCTGCACACGACGGAGACTGCGCCGGGAAGAGGAAGTCGATTGAGCTGATCGACGAGCACTTCTTCGGGCACCTCCAAGTCGACCTTGAAAAAACAGTTGTCGTCGTCACCGCGGACCATTCGACCCCGTGTTCATTGAGGGCGCACTCGGACGATCCGGTGCCTCTAATTGTCACCGGAGCAGGGATACGGCCTGACGGGACAGGCGAGTTTGGCGAATCTGCGTGCAGGAGCGGCTCCCTCGGAGAGATCGACGGGGTCAATCTGCTAAAAAGAGTGATAGGGCTGGTTTCCTAA
- a CDS encoding PspC domain-containing protein encodes MSNVPKRLYRSNSNRILGGVCGGIAEYFNVDPVIVRLIWIVFTVIYGFGILLYLIAWVIIPRSPEGYSPPQQGGGTTAFSLNRGARRALVVFGLILVLFGALEITGLSKPIKAFIASTFSFPFIFIWLGITIIVIAVLSRR; translated from the coding sequence ATGTCGAATGTACCAAAACGCCTTTACAGGTCTAATTCAAACAGGATACTCGGAGGGGTATGCGGCGGAATAGCCGAGTACTTTAACGTCGATCCGGTTATTGTGCGACTCATCTGGATAGTGTTCACGGTAATCTACGGTTTTGGTATCCTCCTGTATTTGATTGCATGGGTGATCATACCCCGTTCACCGGAAGGCTACTCGCCGCCTCAGCAGGGGGGCGGCACTACTGCATTTTCCCTTAATAGGGGAGCCCGGAGGGCACTTGTAGTCTTCGGTCTGATCCTGGTTCTGTTCGGGGCACTTGAGATTACCGGGCTCTCGAAGCCGATCAAGGCATTCATAGCGAGCACTTTCTCCTTCCCTTTTATTTTTATATGGCTAGGAATAACCATAATAGTGATCGCAGTATTGAGCCGGAGATAA
- a CDS encoding MFS transporter, with the protein MSLGPVLALSVSAAVVMLGFGLIMPFLPVYAQLLGAASGVDIGILSSAFLVTRTLLATPAGSFSDRLGRKRIIVVGLALYSILSVMFAFASTWVELIMFRALQGVASAMVWPASTALVAEMSIPERRGTAMGVFNSVSMSGWMVGPALGGAIQWYSRNALGMGLLDSFRTPFYASALLSLASMVLVVLLVRGTKISEPRSRSLVLPTKAIDPKFRRTVYALLFLLISYGFATSFVEPMLVYFVQHEYSLSEDAVVSNMAVIFTMSGMIMLCTQLLGGRIADRYSKKGTIVSTSMVAQALTIAMPFSRDVGEIGSVMVARSAFYGLGSPAYTAFQQNLLPSNVRGTLTGLFDTAFGFGAFAGPIVGFLLYDTISHSSPFLASGLLGIATLVAIVLFTYEPKREEIPA; encoded by the coding sequence GTGTCGCTGGGTCCTGTACTTGCACTCTCAGTATCGGCCGCCGTCGTTATGTTAGGATTCGGGCTGATAATGCCATTTCTCCCCGTGTATGCCCAACTGCTCGGTGCCGCAAGCGGCGTTGACATCGGCATCCTATCCTCCGCCTTTCTCGTCACAAGGACCCTACTAGCCACTCCCGCTGGGTCGTTCTCAGACAGGCTGGGCAGGAAGCGGATCATAGTTGTCGGGCTTGCCCTGTATTCCATCCTCTCGGTCATGTTTGCCTTCGCCTCCACCTGGGTCGAGCTGATAATGTTCCGGGCCCTCCAGGGGGTCGCGTCTGCAATGGTCTGGCCCGCGTCTACCGCACTGGTCGCAGAGATGTCCATCCCTGAGAGGAGGGGTACTGCCATGGGCGTGTTCAACTCAGTTTCAATGAGCGGCTGGATGGTCGGGCCGGCGCTCGGTGGCGCAATCCAATGGTACTCGAGGAATGCCCTAGGGATGGGGCTGCTCGACAGCTTCAGGACCCCTTTCTACGCGTCTGCCCTGCTCTCCTTGGCATCGATGGTTTTGGTGGTGCTGCTTGTGAGGGGCACAAAGATCTCTGAACCGAGGAGCAGGAGCCTTGTCTTACCGACGAAAGCGATTGATCCGAAGTTCAGAAGGACTGTTTACGCACTGCTATTCCTGCTCATCTCGTACGGTTTCGCGACTTCTTTCGTCGAACCCATGCTAGTCTACTTCGTCCAGCATGAGTACAGCCTGAGCGAAGACGCGGTAGTCTCTAACATGGCTGTGATTTTCACAATGTCCGGCATGATCATGCTCTGCACCCAACTGCTCGGAGGCAGGATTGCGGATCGGTACAGCAAGAAGGGGACGATCGTTTCGACATCGATGGTCGCCCAGGCACTGACTATCGCAATGCCGTTTTCGAGGGACGTGGGGGAGATCGGATCCGTGATGGTCGCGAGATCGGCGTTCTACGGTCTGGGCTCTCCAGCCTACACCGCGTTCCAGCAGAACCTGCTCCCCTCGAATGTGAGGGGCACTCTGACCGGGCTCTTCGACACTGCTTTTGGTTTCGGGGCATTCGCTGGGCCGATCGTGGGGTTCCTCCTTTACGACACAATTTCGCACAGTTCGCCCTTCTTGGCAAGCGGTTTGCTCGGAATTGCGACGCTGGTAGCGATCGTGCTATTTACCTATGAGCCGAAGAGAGAAGAGATACCTGCTTGA
- a CDS encoding phosphoribosyltransferase — MSSLPKIKCKKVTWEEVEEWSRVVSDKVYASGWVPDVVVAISRGGYVPARLVCDRLVVGELVSLQISHWPSAAQMAKEAGVRTPLQCNMGGKKALIVDDIADTGESLIIAKDHVWTNCRPDAIRIASLQWISGSSKIRPDYYAEEVREWIWYQYPWSRLEDIIGFVKKVVEETQEKEAWSFDELVGKVREWYGVEFERWFFERALNRLESKGFIKRDGDRIITKV, encoded by the coding sequence GTGTCTTCCTTGCCAAAGATCAAGTGCAAGAAAGTGACTTGGGAAGAAGTCGAGGAATGGAGCCGCGTGGTTTCTGATAAGGTTTACGCATCAGGATGGGTTCCGGATGTGGTCGTTGCTATATCCAGGGGAGGTTATGTGCCAGCGAGGCTGGTCTGCGACAGGCTCGTGGTTGGGGAACTGGTCTCCCTGCAGATCTCGCATTGGCCCTCTGCTGCCCAGATGGCAAAGGAGGCAGGCGTTCGGACCCCCCTGCAGTGCAACATGGGCGGTAAGAAGGCGCTTATTGTTGATGACATCGCAGACACAGGGGAGTCACTTATAATAGCAAAGGACCACGTATGGACGAACTGCAGACCGGATGCCATCCGGATAGCCTCACTCCAGTGGATCTCTGGGAGCAGCAAGATACGCCCCGACTATTACGCAGAGGAAGTCAGGGAGTGGATCTGGTACCAGTACCCGTGGAGCAGGCTTGAAGACATAATAGGTTTCGTGAAGAAAGTCGTCGAGGAGACCCAAGAAAAGGAGGCGTGGTCATTCGACGAGCTTGTTGGCAAGGTCAGGGAGTGGTACGGCGTCGAGTTCGAACGTTGGTTCTTCGAGAGGGCGCTGAACAGGCTCGAATCGAAGGGTTTCATAAAGAGGGACGGTGACCGGATAATCACAAAAGTATAA
- a CDS encoding S-methyl-5'-thioadenosine phosphorylase: MSFKCNAEIGIIGGSGFYDPAMFESVSEVKIHTPFGPPSDIISVGEIKGVRVAFLPRHGKRHSVPPHLINYHANVWALRDLGVRRILAPSAVGSLKEEIRPGDLVVPDQFIDFTKNRRYSFYDGAVVGHFSLADPFCPDQNRKAVESARKLGITTHSPACYVCIEGPRFSTKAESKLFRSWGADIIGMTLVPEVTLAREAGICYTTIATVTDYDVWAEKPVTAQEVVDTLKSNVEKVKRLIYEVIPSLTERRCSCERSSENALV; this comes from the coding sequence ATGTCTTTCAAGTGCAACGCTGAAATCGGCATAATCGGGGGGAGCGGGTTCTACGATCCGGCTATGTTCGAATCCGTTTCCGAAGTCAAGATTCATACTCCTTTTGGCCCCCCTTCAGATATCATCTCTGTGGGCGAGATAAAGGGTGTCCGCGTGGCTTTCCTTCCAAGGCATGGGAAGCGTCATTCAGTACCCCCACATCTCATCAATTACCATGCGAATGTATGGGCTCTCAGGGATCTTGGAGTAAGGAGGATCCTCGCTCCGTCCGCTGTTGGCAGCCTGAAGGAAGAGATCAGGCCAGGCGACCTAGTAGTCCCAGACCAGTTCATTGATTTTACGAAGAACAGGCGTTATTCGTTCTATGACGGTGCGGTCGTGGGGCACTTCTCGCTTGCGGATCCCTTCTGCCCTGACCAGAACCGAAAGGCGGTCGAATCCGCCCGCAAGCTTGGGATCACCACGCATTCACCTGCATGCTATGTTTGTATTGAAGGGCCAAGGTTCTCGACAAAGGCCGAATCAAAGCTCTTCAGGTCATGGGGCGCAGACATTATCGGGATGACATTGGTTCCCGAGGTCACGCTTGCAAGGGAGGCGGGGATCTGTTATACGACAATCGCGACAGTCACTGACTATGACGTATGGGCGGAGAAGCCGGTGACTGCACAAGAAGTGGTGGATACGCTCAAATCGAATGTTGAGAAAGTAAAAAGGCTAATATACGAAGTCATACCCAGTCTTACTGAGCGAAGGTGTTCGTGTGAAAGATCTTCCGAGAACGCCTTGGTCTGA
- a CDS encoding HD domain-containing protein, producing the protein MSQVLREDAIELVRKYVKKENNLKHMLAVGAVMKGLALRLGEDPGKWEVTGILHDIDFEVCSGLCDHTLVASRLLDGLVEDEVLQAIKAHNYENTGVMPDSNFKRALIASDAVSGLVVAAALVMPSKKLKDVTVETLMKKYKSKDFARGADRGRIASCNEMGIPVEEFLRIALESMQKIAGELGL; encoded by the coding sequence GTGTCCCAGGTGCTAAGGGAAGACGCCATTGAACTCGTAAGGAAGTATGTCAAAAAAGAAAACAACCTGAAGCACATGCTCGCCGTGGGTGCGGTGATGAAAGGGCTCGCGCTGAGGCTTGGCGAGGATCCTGGGAAGTGGGAAGTCACGGGAATACTGCATGATATCGACTTCGAGGTCTGCAGCGGGCTGTGCGATCATACGCTCGTCGCTTCGCGTCTCCTTGATGGACTGGTCGAAGACGAAGTTCTTCAGGCAATCAAGGCCCATAACTATGAGAATACGGGCGTGATGCCGGACAGCAACTTCAAAAGGGCACTGATAGCGAGCGATGCCGTTTCGGGGCTCGTCGTGGCAGCCGCATTAGTGATGCCCAGCAAGAAGCTCAAGGACGTCACCGTGGAGACCCTGATGAAAAAGTACAAGAGCAAAGACTTTGCCAGGGGCGCGGACAGGGGCAGGATAGCGTCATGCAATGAGATGGGGATCCCAGTCGAGGAGTTTCTCAGGATAGCCCTTGAGAGCATGCAGAAGATTGCTGGTGAGCTTGGTCTTTAA
- a CDS encoding DUF4342 domain-containing protein, with the protein MFCPKCGTENTEDSNFCRRCGNRLGKTFTEEFNVAAKDLVSKIEDLIREGNITRIIVKNEQGKVLLELPATVFVVGAILAPWMAALGAIAALATNCKVLVERKTE; encoded by the coding sequence ATGTTTTGCCCTAAGTGCGGGACCGAGAACACAGAGGACTCTAACTTCTGCAGAAGATGCGGCAACAGACTGGGAAAGACATTCACAGAAGAGTTCAACGTGGCAGCGAAGGACCTTGTATCAAAGATAGAGGATCTGATAAGGGAAGGCAACATAACCCGCATAATCGTGAAGAATGAACAGGGCAAGGTCCTCCTCGAGTTGCCCGCGACTGTATTCGTTGTAGGTGCGATCCTCGCGCCCTGGATGGCGGCCCTTGGTGCAATCGCAGCACTGGCCACGAACTGCAAAGTCTTAGTCGAGAGGAAAACTGAGTGA
- the lysS gene encoding homocitrate synthase, with amino-acid sequence MRVKILDTTLREGEQTPGVSFSIDAKVEIARKLDEAKVDMIEAGHPAVSQDVTEAIKRIVAERLDAEILAHSRALIPDVEAALACGVDRVAIFLGITEKKLQAMKMTEEKAIETAVKSIQYARDHGAKVRFTAEDATRGNYDFIVRICRAAIEAGADRISIPDTVGITPPDRMRDLFSRLSKDLRAELDAHCHNDLGFAVASAIAAVEGGATAVHTTVNGIGERAGITPLEPFAVALKVLHNVDTVDLTKLPELSLLLEKHSGIPVSPLQPIIGENVFSHKGGVHAAAVIFDPQTYEAFPPSIVGRQREIVISKYAGKVALEDRLKRLGVALSEEELTKVLRAIKERPEVRSYRDVDLLELAEKAAGKKLEVQVPKKIEALVLVKCESNVYTTAVARRILWIRGVHKVLEISGDFDIEVMLNVETVNQMNEVLENIRKIKGVTATNTRIILKKFNNDS; translated from the coding sequence ATGAGAGTCAAGATCCTTGACACTACCCTCAGGGAGGGGGAACAGACTCCTGGCGTTTCATTCAGCATCGACGCTAAGGTAGAGATAGCCAGGAAATTGGACGAGGCCAAGGTCGACATGATCGAGGCGGGGCATCCTGCCGTTTCCCAAGACGTGACCGAGGCAATTAAGAGGATTGTGGCGGAACGGCTTGATGCAGAGATCCTCGCCCACAGCCGCGCGCTGATACCTGATGTGGAAGCAGCGTTAGCATGTGGCGTGGACCGCGTCGCAATCTTCCTAGGTATCACCGAGAAGAAGCTCCAGGCAATGAAAATGACCGAAGAGAAGGCTATCGAGACCGCAGTGAAGAGCATACAGTACGCAAGAGACCACGGGGCGAAGGTCAGGTTCACGGCAGAGGACGCAACGCGTGGCAACTACGACTTCATCGTCAGGATATGCAGGGCCGCGATTGAGGCTGGGGCGGACAGGATAAGCATCCCTGACACCGTGGGCATAACGCCTCCGGACAGGATGAGGGACCTCTTCTCGAGGCTCTCAAAGGATTTAAGGGCCGAGCTCGATGCCCACTGCCACAACGACCTGGGCTTCGCTGTCGCCAGCGCGATAGCGGCGGTAGAGGGAGGGGCCACAGCAGTCCATACCACCGTTAACGGGATTGGGGAGCGGGCAGGGATCACACCGCTGGAGCCTTTTGCGGTGGCGCTGAAGGTTCTACACAATGTCGACACAGTCGACCTCACGAAACTACCTGAGCTGTCATTGCTGCTTGAGAAGCACAGCGGCATACCAGTCTCGCCCCTCCAGCCCATCATCGGCGAGAACGTCTTCTCGCACAAGGGCGGCGTCCACGCAGCAGCGGTCATCTTCGACCCACAGACCTATGAGGCTTTCCCGCCCAGCATAGTGGGCAGACAGAGGGAGATCGTGATCAGCAAGTATGCGGGGAAGGTGGCATTGGAAGACCGGCTGAAGCGCCTAGGGGTGGCTCTGAGCGAAGAGGAGTTGACGAAGGTGTTACGGGCAATAAAAGAGAGGCCAGAGGTCAGGAGCTACCGTGATGTCGACCTCCTAGAGCTTGCTGAGAAGGCGGCGGGTAAGAAGCTCGAGGTGCAGGTGCCGAAGAAGATCGAGGCGCTGGTACTCGTAAAGTGCGAGTCAAACGTATACACCACAGCAGTTGCTAGGCGCATCCTCTGGATCAGGGGAGTCCACAAGGTGCTCGAAATAAGCGGCGACTTTGACATAGAGGTAATGCTCAACGTCGAGACTGTCAACCAGATGAACGAGGTACTGGAGAACATAAGAAAGATAAAAGGCGTAACAGCAACCAACACCAGGATAATACTGAAGAAGTTCAACAACGACTCATGA
- a CDS encoding DUF87 domain-containing protein, translated as MSSWFVGKIEGTTGTEGFSMILERQDVGKNDYVQVRHEGKDFLLMIKEVERAGDGKMVAECSVIGAPPKTPFVPGSEVMSASEELLRRGLGIDTGEAEGIYVGKLRNLDCRVWLPIKKMTRIFIVGKPGSGKSYTMGVIAEEFIKKGIPLVIIDAHGEYSSLKVPANAPSAEFGVSPKSYSESIVEFANLTFNPGADLDIAALDSSKADDIVSQMQCTIINLRGLGNEEQYQVVYKVLTKLLEAIMVMQIQPFYLALDEAHLFAGRNRRDDPAVRQVLESVRRFAQEGRKFGAHMIVMTQRPQLLDMTVRSLSATWIIHRLTDPNDVRIAVESGGLGKEWEADINWLEPGNAVITGDVVERTPLLVRVRERETTHGAPGFNPLDFVSPEERDRMRKRISKLKERLLREGTAAQKGGRPQPQLPQSVPSLYLPVNIGESDILGKLKEDRSVDAADLLKFKLSYIPALFAEATVEARRKDPDLHVKERIRRLVPASADVQPLDWRYESAFGIEAKDVLSQPTSPVPPREGEHVQAAAALLDPSAVENLKGTFRMFAVSKLTQTVHYHQKLGEFSRPGEPMDEFKSRLRAKADSVRSHAESEIRERYSQQLKEVRSSASAVKDESASLEKLVSSIKDEIKSLEKERLKAEKEGRSTLKVSQQIQTREVRLSRLEQRLAKAREEIVSLTRREGEIQEKIRGEVKRVAQELETMVNEPLTNLVFQPRPEEVEIEAMQVIWVPRVEALFRISFHGEDRDFRMEWNAVNGRGKFGECSECGSQITALEGPIFCYTCGETFCNEHLVSCSLCGRTSCQPHSWKCPECGKQFCADEPYFECAACSTRICTGCAKECRDCGDEKRYCSDHVKKCGVCGSIYCEGHYEKHIGNCRSCGKELCILEQVKCSVCGQTFCESHVVKCSACGEEVCVDHSWTCSACGKPFCKKELPYLCKICGKPFCNTCSLVCSVCGERVCREHSRKCPECGRTVCPNCLVEKKRLGIFKRAVCSHCAQR; from the coding sequence TTGTCTTCTTGGTTTGTTGGCAAGATCGAAGGTACTACCGGAACGGAGGGGTTCTCAATGATCCTTGAGAGGCAGGATGTCGGCAAGAACGACTACGTCCAGGTGAGGCACGAAGGCAAGGACTTTCTACTAATGATAAAAGAAGTAGAGCGCGCCGGCGATGGCAAGATGGTGGCCGAGTGTTCTGTTATTGGTGCCCCGCCGAAAACACCATTCGTCCCTGGATCCGAGGTGATGTCCGCCTCAGAAGAGCTGCTCAGGAGAGGGCTGGGGATAGACACTGGGGAAGCTGAAGGGATCTACGTCGGGAAGCTAAGGAACCTGGACTGCAGGGTCTGGCTGCCGATCAAGAAGATGACCCGCATATTCATAGTCGGGAAGCCCGGGTCGGGCAAGTCGTACACGATGGGGGTGATCGCAGAGGAGTTCATCAAGAAGGGTATACCGCTAGTCATAATTGATGCCCACGGCGAGTACTCGAGCCTCAAAGTCCCTGCGAATGCGCCGTCTGCGGAGTTCGGCGTCTCCCCCAAGTCGTACTCCGAGAGCATAGTCGAGTTTGCCAACCTCACATTCAACCCGGGCGCGGACTTGGATATCGCTGCCTTGGACTCCTCGAAGGCTGACGATATCGTCTCACAGATGCAGTGCACGATCATAAACCTCCGCGGGCTGGGGAACGAGGAGCAGTACCAGGTCGTTTACAAGGTCCTGACGAAGCTGCTCGAAGCCATTATGGTCATGCAGATACAGCCATTTTACCTCGCCCTCGATGAGGCCCACCTCTTCGCAGGGAGGAACAGGAGGGACGACCCGGCGGTGAGGCAGGTTCTCGAGTCAGTCCGGCGCTTTGCCCAGGAGGGGCGGAAGTTTGGAGCGCACATGATCGTGATGACCCAGCGCCCCCAGCTCCTAGACATGACTGTCCGGAGCCTCTCCGCGACATGGATAATACACCGCCTGACCGACCCGAATGATGTTAGGATAGCTGTCGAGAGCGGGGGCCTCGGCAAGGAATGGGAGGCCGATATAAATTGGCTAGAGCCTGGGAATGCGGTGATAACCGGAGACGTCGTAGAGAGGACACCGCTCCTCGTCCGGGTAAGGGAGAGGGAGACGACGCATGGTGCGCCTGGATTCAACCCCTTGGACTTTGTCTCGCCCGAGGAGAGGGATAGGATGAGGAAGCGCATCTCGAAGCTCAAGGAGAGGCTGCTCAGGGAAGGGACAGCTGCCCAGAAGGGCGGGCGGCCGCAACCGCAGCTACCGCAGTCAGTGCCCTCGTTGTACCTTCCAGTGAACATCGGCGAGTCAGATATTCTTGGGAAGCTGAAGGAGGATCGGTCGGTCGACGCCGCTGATCTGCTGAAGTTCAAGCTCTCCTATATTCCTGCACTCTTCGCTGAGGCTACAGTCGAGGCGAGGAGGAAAGACCCCGACCTCCACGTGAAGGAGAGGATCAGGCGGCTGGTCCCTGCCTCTGCGGACGTGCAGCCGCTCGACTGGAGGTACGAATCGGCTTTCGGCATAGAGGCGAAGGACGTCCTCTCCCAGCCGACATCCCCGGTGCCGCCAAGGGAAGGTGAACACGTGCAGGCGGCAGCGGCCCTGCTGGATCCCTCAGCGGTTGAGAACCTGAAGGGGACATTCAGGATGTTCGCCGTCTCGAAGCTCACCCAAACGGTGCACTACCACCAGAAACTCGGGGAGTTCTCAAGGCCTGGGGAACCGATGGATGAATTCAAGTCCAGGCTAAGGGCTAAGGCCGATTCGGTGAGATCGCATGCCGAGTCTGAGATCAGGGAAAGGTACAGTCAGCAGCTCAAAGAGGTGCGCTCGAGTGCTTCGGCTGTTAAGGATGAGTCCGCTAGCCTCGAAAAGCTAGTGAGCTCGATAAAGGACGAGATCAAATCCCTCGAAAAGGAGAGGCTAAAAGCAGAGAAGGAAGGCAGGTCGACACTGAAGGTCTCACAGCAGATACAGACGAGGGAGGTGAGGCTTTCCAGGCTTGAACAGAGGCTCGCCAAGGCGAGGGAGGAGATAGTCTCGCTCACAAGGAGAGAAGGTGAGATCCAAGAAAAAATTCGGGGAGAAGTGAAGCGGGTCGCCCAAGAGCTCGAAACGATGGTTAACGAACCCTTGACAAACCTCGTCTTCCAGCCCAGGCCCGAAGAGGTCGAGATCGAGGCAATGCAGGTGATTTGGGTTCCCCGCGTGGAGGCACTCTTCAGGATCAGCTTCCACGGTGAGGATAGGGACTTCAGGATGGAGTGGAACGCGGTCAACGGGCGGGGGAAATTCGGGGAGTGCAGCGAGTGCGGCTCCCAGATCACGGCGCTCGAGGGGCCCATCTTCTGCTACACTTGCGGGGAGACATTCTGCAACGAACACCTAGTCAGCTGCTCACTCTGCGGGCGTACTTCCTGCCAGCCCCACAGCTGGAAGTGCCCAGAGTGCGGGAAGCAGTTCTGCGCAGACGAGCCTTATTTCGAGTGTGCAGCCTGCTCCACTAGGATCTGCACCGGATGCGCCAAGGAGTGCAGAGACTGCGGAGATGAGAAGCGCTACTGCAGCGATCATGTAAAGAAGTGCGGGGTCTGCGGCAGCATCTACTGCGAAGGGCACTATGAGAAACACATCGGAAACTGCAGGAGTTGCGGCAAGGAGCTGTGTATCTTAGAGCAGGTTAAGTGCTCAGTCTGCGGTCAGACGTTCTGCGAATCACACGTCGTCAAGTGCAGCGCCTGCGGGGAGGAGGTCTGCGTTGATCACTCATGGACCTGCAGCGCCTGCGGCAAGCCTTTCTGTAAGAAGGAATTGCCGTATTTGTGCAAAATCTGTGGAAAGCCATTCTGCAACACCTGCTCCCTCGTCTGCTCGGTCTGCGGCGAAAGGGTGTGCAGGGAGCACTCGAGGAAGTGCCCTGAGTGTGGGAGGACGGTCTGCCCCAACTGCCTGGTGGAGAAGAAACGGCTCGGGATCTTCAAAAGGGCGGTCTGCTCGCACTGCGCACAGCGGTGA
- a CDS encoding ACT domain-containing protein gives MVHDHNIVRVDSKGRITVPLKIREELGLQSGTYVTVKLEREEKRAAISLFAGPDAHLVELHLKIPDRPGALARAAKVLGDANLDLMMSSSRTIKKGDLAEWIVVADASQSGIPLDDVKKKILESRAVIALEVKEFSAEQ, from the coding sequence ATGGTACACGACCACAACATAGTCAGGGTGGATTCAAAGGGGCGTATAACAGTCCCCCTCAAGATCAGGGAAGAGCTCGGCCTCCAGAGCGGCACATATGTGACAGTGAAGCTCGAGAGGGAGGAGAAGCGTGCAGCCATCTCGCTATTCGCAGGACCTGATGCGCACCTGGTCGAGCTTCACCTGAAGATCCCTGACAGGCCCGGCGCGCTCGCGAGGGCAGCTAAGGTCCTAGGTGATGCAAACCTCGACCTGATGATGTCCAGTTCGAGGACCATCAAGAAGGGTGACCTTGCGGAGTGGATAGTTGTGGCTGACGCCTCCCAGTCAGGGATCCCTCTAGATGATGTTAAAAAGAAGATACTCGAGAGCAGGGCCGTCATTGCTCTTGAGGTGAAGGAGTTTTCGGCGGAGCAGTAG
- a CDS encoding RNA-binding protein (Sso10b; forms dimers; interacts with silencing protein Sir2 which regulates Alba by deacetylation of a lysine residue which affects DNA binding affinity; binds double-stranded DNA tightly distributed uniformly and abundantly on the chromosome) codes for MVGKKPVMSYAMAALMQLNESGSITIKARGNAISSAVDVAEVVSKRFMTGSTVQKEVTIGTEVLGDPPRNVSTIEIKLTIKK; via the coding sequence TTGGTCGGTAAGAAACCAGTGATGAGCTATGCTATGGCAGCTCTCATGCAACTCAATGAGAGCGGGAGCATAACCATAAAGGCCAGGGGAAACGCGATCTCATCTGCGGTAGACGTGGCCGAGGTAGTCTCGAAGCGGTTCATGACTGGCAGCACTGTGCAGAAAGAGGTTACCATTGGCACAGAAGTCCTAGGCGACCCGCCAAGGAACGTCTCGACGATCGAGATCAAGCTGACCATCAAGAAATAA